The region AGTGAGGGGTGCATGACCTGCAAAGGTCGGTAAATCACTTCAGCCAGTCTTGCACGGGAAGCTGGAACCTGTTAGATTTGAACCTGTCAGATGTTATCCCCTGCTGTGCCCTGACTTTGGTACATCCAGCTGAAATGAGGCAGTACTAATTAGATAAATAAGTCTTGAATTTTAACATGGTGCTGACACAAACATAAGGCAAACAACCAGAAATATGTGAAAACAACTTCAAAGCAGAATTGAAACAATGTAAGTAGGCAACGAGAGCATTGATATTACTGAGCCCAAAGCAATACTTAAttagcttgctttattttttccttgggctctatttcaaaataaattcaggCTTCGGTAAGAACTTGAAATGAACTATTGATTTACTTCTCTGGAGTCTTAAGGAAAAGGGAGACTTAATTTAAAGACAGGAATTTAACACAGATGAAATACGGCCTTCCTATGTGGAAAAAGAACGTAGTCGGGTACAGTGCAACAGTAcgggttagattttttttttaagtgaacctCTTGCATGTGAGTTACAATGTGAGCATTTCAACCTGATCCTGACTCAGGATGAATTGTAGCTACAGTTTTCTAAAGGAGGTGGGTACCACTGTGGtctcctgcttccagctgtgctctgctgagctGCATCCCTGGGCCAGGGCAGGATGGACTCATTCATGCCCTCATTCGGCCTCTGCTCATCTCTGTTGGGCTCCGTGGGATTGGCCCAGGTGGAAATCAGAGCAAATTTGAGCCTATTCTCAGTAATACTTGCCTTCAGAAATAGCAAGAGGACTATAATCCTACAGCTGCATCTAGCCATCCACATGTATTTTATACAGTGATTACAGTTTGGAAGTATGTATATGCATGCAGGCATTAACAGTTGCATTTCTGATTTCTGTACGGAGATATTATTTGTTATCTCTGTGCTACAAGtacaaataaaaaagtaatctTCTTCGTGCTTTGTATATACATGTGATTTGCATTTCCTGTGCTTTGCATGGTTGAATACTTGGCATTTCTGTCTCAAACATAAAACTGTAAGTAATGATGTTTTGAATTCTGTGGATTGAAAACAATAAGCTGTTATCAAAAGCCCATTTGGAGAAGTGCAATTTTCTGATTTTAGAAGCCAGGAAAACCCAATTCTGGCCCCACTGCAGTGATGAATAGGCACTTAGCTCAGTGTACTTTCTGTGGGAGTTAAACTGTATAATAACCTTACAATTATGATCTTTGAAGATGTTCTGCATTAAGCATTTAGAATGGTGGAAGGAAACATTAATTCATAGAGAGGCGTGTGTCTCTCCTTATACACATACATCTCCATGGATGAAGAGCTTATTTGTGTCAGGAAGCTTTCCAAATGATGGTATTATTATGTGAACTGAGGTTCTTTCCAAAAGCTGAGATACTGGCAGAACTGAGCCCAGCTGGATGCTGGTAACTTCTCTCTAGTTTTCTAGAAGTTTTCTTGTTAGCTTGTTATGCATTTTTTACTCTAGAATTGCTTTGTATTATGAATAATGAAAACACTGTAAATCTagggaatattttaaaaactgacgTACTACATCAGCTGGTGGCCGGCTAAGTGAGGAGAAGTGGGAAATGAAATCTGTCATTTTTCAATCATCTGTTAAATTCAGCGATGGAAAACCATTACtccgtgatggtaattggtggCCTGTGTAAAATGGATCTTACTCCACTGCTCAGGATCTCACTCCACGGATGCTTGATggcaaaacaaagcaataaaaatctgCTCCCTCTCGTTGCAGACGGTTTGAACAGAGAGGTCAGGGGCTGTAGTGTGAGCACCGTTGGGCATTTGCTGCACGAAGGGGGTCTCTCAGGCCAGGGTTCCACCCCAGCGCCCATCAGCTGGTGTTCCTGCTGgccccttcctgctccctttgTCCAGGGGGAGATGATTTCTATGTCCAGAAAGTGCTTCAAAAGCACCAAATCTTTACACTTACATTATAAAAAAATCATGggaaacaacattaaaaaaaaacccaaactagaACTGTAGTCTCTATATATTAACATACAGCTTGCAGGTTCTGCagatgtattctttttttttaaggcctgAAATGCAAAATACTGAGGAACCTTCCTCTATTTCGGTCAGGTTCACATACATCCTGGCGTTGTGCCTTTTGCAGTCTGGCATAATATGgcacagaaaaacaagaagtCGTCTATTTTCCTGTAATGTGAATTCACAAATGGCAGCAGTTCAGCGTGTTCCCTTTCTAGATGTTAGCATCTCTGAGAACTTTCCATATTGAAAactctttaatttaaaatgttagcaAACGCTGTTTATTAAAACCATGTATTTTGTGAAGACTCGCAAGTCATATACTATGTTCTAGGTTTTTGCAGATGTGACTTATTACTACAGTGGCATTAAAATTGAATAGTCTATGAACTATGATTTAACATCACTTTCTTTCGTCATACTTTATCAATCAAAATACCTTCAGAATCTGGTTTTATCATTAATTTAGTCCTAATAGTAGTCTTCGTATGTGATAATGTTCAATGTTTAATACAGTTCATATCGCgtaatttcaaagtatttttattgctactttaaaaaataataattcttttattagaattttctttctcctgctttttaaCAATCTAAAATTGATGTACTGCAATGCGCTTCTGGGAAATATGCCAACAACTGAGGGGTTTAGTTTCAAGATGCCTGTTTATGGTTCATACGCACTCTGAAGGGTTTATTGTAGGGGTACAATCCTGTTTTCAGAATTCTTCGTAGCGCAGCATTGGCCTGATACACAGGGTGATGTTAAGACCGAGCCTGGTAGCTGTAAACATAAAGTGCAAGGgcccatatttaaaaataaacaagtgttCAAAATGGAACCTAGTTTTTTAAATCAGTTGAGCACTATTTAAAACTATGCTATAGGTGTCAAATGGGACACAAGTCGTTTTTAAGAGGTTGCTGTTAAATAGATGTTGTACTTGATAAAATTTGATTCCTGTTGTTCAGAGTGATAACATGTCACGGTCTTCTCCAGCCAtttcttatttccattttgtGGGGGTTGCGCATGCCAGCACCCCCGTACTGTCCCCCTCCCATCCCATGTTCTTGGTGGGTGAGCTTGTTTTACTGCTGGCAACCAGCAGGGCCGGTGGTCACAAGGACTGCAGCTCAATAAGTTAAAATGCAATGAGCTCATGCAGACAACACGCGGGCAAGGAGCATTTGAATACTGGCTCTGGCACAAAGTTCCTCTGTAGGCACAGTTGGGGACATTTAATCTCTCGCCTTGCGAttgccatctgtaaaatgaaGTGATACCTGCCTACCTGTCTGCTAGAAGCACAGATGATTTGACTCGTGCGTGTGAAGTGATACGGGAATGCACTGAATGCACATCAGAGCCATCTAGATCTCTGGATATATGGAGAATTGTTCTTGGAAAAGCCTAAAAATATTAGCGGCTGTGTTCATGTGTGTCGTGCAGTACCTTAATCAACTCCTGTAACTGAAATAAGGGATATCAATATCGTATGTCAAGATGATGCTGGAGCCTTTCAGTGTCCTCCCAGTGACTTTGAGAAACTTGAGCCATTCCAAAGGCAAATGTATTgcttttcagaaatcttttgtAATCCCTGGTGCAAAGGCTGACAAGTTTCTGAGTGCTCTCCAGTCCTTAACCCTGGCTGCCTTTGGGCTTTTATTTGGCTTCTTTCAGCTGGCCAAACCCACAGCATGACAGCAACCACAGCTGGCATGAATTTGTGGACGTCATTGGTATTCACTGTTAACCTTAAAAACAGGAAGATCACCCCTTTTGTCAAATTACACATTTCATGGTAGGATTTTAACAAGGTTTCAGGGATGCTGCTGTCCTGTATAAAATGAGATGAATTAGGCCCCTATTGTATTAGGTTCACTAAAACCACAGGACGGTTACTGTgggattattatttctttttgtgtggCGTATTATGACGCACATATTTTGCTTCTTTTAGAAGAtaaagggaaagcaaaacccaGTAGTGCAAGTCAGCAGTCCAGTACAGAAGTGGGtccttttcttcccaaacctgGAGTGGCAGCGGTGGCACCTGTAACACCCGCCTCGTCCTCCAAGAGCACAAACGGAGCTCCTAACACAGTTACTgagtcagaagaggaaaaagccaaaaaactgcTTTACTGTTCATTATGCAAAGTGGCTGTGAATTCCCTGTCACAGCTAGAAGCCCACAATACAGGTGAGTATGCATACTGTGTAAGTCAGGTgtgtgttattatttttaaaattcaatataACAAGCTGGTTTTCTGACACTGTGGTAGCCACCCGTCACTGAAGAGTCTTTTAGTTAAAACTTACGATGGCAAGttacaaaaacatttctgttaatgACAATTTTACATGTGGTGTTTGATATTTTATTAAAGCtctctataatttttttttaactgtctttcATGTACCCTATAAGCTTTTAGTTGACAAAATCCCTACGGTTCACGTTACCTAATCAGATTCCATCATACCTCCACAGTGAGGATCATTGCAGTTTCCATAACACCAAAGTTTCTAAAATGTCAGTTCTCTATCTCTTTCATATTTCATCTCACTATCTCTGGTGTCCGGTTTTTTGCTGGTACAACTTATAGTAATTTTTGTTATTTGATATTTTTGATAATTTTAGGGTGGTCTCCTTAGATTTCCTAGATGTCCTAGAATCTTTTGACTATTGCAAATTAGATATGTTCCCTTTAAAAGGCCACAAGCAGCAATCCCTAACGTGCTCTGGCTGCTCTGTGATGTGCTGGTGTCAAGCTTGTTAACAAACATTGAAGCTGGTTTTACATCTGTAATCCATTCTTGAAATGGCCAAAGCAGACGTTTCTTCCAAATCAGAGGATACTTTTTGAAATATTCCTGTTCCTAGGCAGGTTTTGGGTGATTGCTGTGGTTCCTCTCCCACTCTTGGCTTGGCCCTGTTTTGTGATTCATCAACTATATGGATTTTGGCAGAAGAATAAGCTACAAACACCTTGGCCGTACAGCCACACACTGCCCCCAAACAGAGAGGCAGTGCTCCAACGTGCCTGTTGTTCCCTTTTTGTGCAAACCCTTTTTCCATCGTCTGGCTTCCCTTTAGGTCGAGGACATGGGAATTACACTGACCAAAACCAGTCATCATTAATCCTGATCTGTGGTGACTCTAACCATTCATTCTGTCTTGAAGATAAATGTGTTACAAAAAGTCCCAGGGCTGACGGACATGGTTGTATGTTGCTGATCAGTAACTCGCCTGCGTCTCCTTGTCCATTAGGCTCCAAGCACAAGACCATGGTCGAGGCTCGGAATGGTGCTGGTCCCATCAAGTCGTACCCTAGACCTGGATCCCGGCTGAAGGTGCAGAATGGCAGTAAAGGCTCAGGACTGCAGAACAAGACGTTTCATTGTGAAATCTGTGATGTACATGTTAATTCAGAAATTCAACTTAAACAGGTAGCTCGCATGTATCTGGGACTCCTTTGTTGTTTTCAGTTGTATTGCAATGTTACAGGTGGGATGTAGGTCTGTGTGAAGATGTTTTGGCAAAAAGTGAACTTAGTATTTCTTCTCTGTCGCTCCACAACTGTTTCTAAACAGTTCACCATAGGTCAAGTTTACATAATTGTTTCATCTGGGAAAAAATGGGCTTGAGAGTTGTAAAGCAGAGGTGGACAAGGTGTCAGTATCAGTGAATAACACAGCAGATCTAGTCTAAAGGGTTGCTGTGGCTCAAGAGAGAGATTTGAACTTTGGTCTTCCAAATGGAAGAAATTCTGGGTTGAGGTTCCCTGAACTCCTCTTTTGGTGCTGTTTCAGTCTGCTGGGATACTTTTTAATAGTGTGTGAGAAGGAGAACGTGACTTGAATCTGTTGGTTTAGAACAGTCAGCGAGAGGGGTAATACAGTAGATACGTCTGAAGTGTGTAGAGCGGCATTATCATCAACAGCGTAGCTGTACGAACACGCGGCTCTGCTCTGTCTGAGCCAATTAGCCCTAGGTTCAGAGCTGTGCCGATGCAAATACGTTGTTTCTGATACCCAAACGGGAATCTCTGACTGGATGGGGCTGTGTGGATGTGTCCTCTCATTCCCTGTTATTGCAGTTATCTCTAAGATAGTGTTAAATTGCATGGTGTAGACGTATCCCTGGGTACTGGTTCTTCCTTCAGCTAATATTGAATTATTTATACAACTGAACAACATCAGCGAGACTGAAATTTACGCCCTACTTCTGAATATCTCTATGACCTCGTGATTACAGCTCTGCCTGGTTCAAAGCTCCTCAAGTGCAAAAAGGAAATACTAACCAAAATATCAATAATTTGCAGAGCCTGTCTCGGATAACAGATTTTGCTGTATTTGATTAGTTTCTGATTCTCTATTTGATGTGCTCCAAATTGTTATGTTTAATTTAGCAAAACTCATCTTTGCTCTCTCTAAAGAACCTACTTTATCTTACAAACGGGGGCTTAGGCATATCCCACTGATAAATCGATTTCAAACTCAAAACTGAGAAATGTTTAAACAGCTAATTAAATGTGAGCATATTTATTTCAGCACATTTCCAGCCGAAGGCATAAGGACAGAGTTGCAGGAAAGCCTATGAAACCTAAATATAGTCCTTACAACAAACTGCAGCGCAGCCCAAGTATTTTAGcagtaagtatttttatttctcgTCACTGTCTATGTGAATTTATGACCTTGGGGACTCCCACCGCCCAGAGACAGGAACATGACAGACCTGACACTTCCGCAGCGTTTCTCCCCCTGCAGGCTGAATCTGCACGGGGATCAGATTTGAAGATAGTAATGTATTCTGTCTGCCCAGTCAAAGGCACGCAGACAGCGCTGCGAGTGTTATTTACTGCTGGGAAGAAGGGAATAATCAGTGGAATGGGGAATGAACCATGTGCCCCGTGGAAAGGTGTCGGCTCTGTTGGGCTAGTGCACTTCTCCTCAAAGGCTGCAATGTATATGCTGTCTGTCTGGGCACCTGAGGTAACTCTCAGTTATGATGGATGCAGTCAGGAAAAGGACAGAAGATGTTAAGATATAAAAATGCTAATGCTCATCCTCTGCGTAGAGCGAAACAGAGTGCTGTGTGGATGTGTTATGTTGGTACAAGAGTTATCAGGCGTTCAGGAGAATTGATTGCCTACCTGCACGCTCGGGCTGTGTCTGTCACTGGCTATCAAAACACCTCTCTCCTGCCGTTGTGCCCCAGCCGTTCCCCTTTCACACCCACCTGCAATTCCAGGAATTCCCCAAGCTGGttctgccaggcagctgcagccggAGTTCAGGCTGGCTCTAGCACAGCACAGATTGTATGTTTATTTGCTCATGACTCAGCCTGTATTTTATTCATTAGGGAAAAGTGCATGCCACCTATGGCACAAAAACAACTTACAGgttggaaagagagagagatgcaaaTGTGTGTGTGCAACATTAAGCATGTGTAAAGcctttaaaagctgaaatattaaTGTGTCTTTGTAATTGTATAGAGgcaaatgaaaatgctgcaggCTTTCTCTAAGCCTCCCCCTTCGATAGGTTCTGCACACACTACTCTTTATCTTCATTTGTGCAATACATCATTTTATAATTTATTGCATAGGGAGAGACCTCCACTAATGAAGGACATGAGCATCTTTCCCCCCTACAAATGCGTGATTGTGGCACAAACCATTTTCACTGAGACTGTAGCGTATGTATTTCTGGTTAGCTTTTTCACTACAAGCACCGGCAAACATTGTAGATCATAAACTGAGTAataattctttcagaaagaatTCTTTATGGTATtgatcttaaaaaatatttctgttttgaaaagagcAGCTCCGCATTGGCAAGTAACAAGCTAACTGGGCTAATACTAGTTTcccatcttagaatcatagaatgtgttgggttggaagggacctctaaaggccatctagtccaacccccctgcagtgagcagggacatcttcaactagatcaggttgctcagagcctcatcaagcctggcctcgaatgtctccagggatggggcctccaccatcttGACCGCTCTACTTTTCTAACATTCATTTTTGCAAGTGGAAAATTTGACTTTtgacatgtttttttaatgttgcttgcACAGTTACCATTTATATAATTTAATGTTGTTCACTTGCAAATTGTGCTTCCTTCTGAACATGACTGCCCCTAGACTCAAGAGATTTATGTATCTTTAAATATGCTGTGTAGTTGCTTTAATTGCCTTGGGAGTAAGAAGACAATGTAGATGAAATTTCTAAGCAGCTGAGATGAGGCCTCTGTGAGAAGCCACAGCGCACCCTGGGTCAGGGTTCATATTTTCCCTCATGTAAAAGTAGGCGTTAccttgctttttttgtgtgtgctttattCCAGGCAAAACTTGCATTCCAGAAGGACATGATTAAGCCACTGGCACCTGCTTTCCTTTCATCCCCTCTTGCTGCGGCTGCAGCTGTATCGTCGGCTCTGTCCCTTCCTCCCCGTCCCTCCGCCTCCCTGTTCCAGGCGCCTGCGATTCCACCAGCTCTCCTCAGGCCAGGCCATGGGCCCATCCGGGCAACACCTGCCTCCATACTTTTTGCACCATACTAATTTATTGATGTAAAAAAAGAGATAACTCTGGCCAGTAGAAAGggtaaaagaaaagcaggaaagggGTCGagaatttaaaatgtctttctcttttgAAATGCCATCCAGCGCGACACCTCAACCAACCGCACCATAACATTCATCATCGATGGTACTGCATTTTGGAGTCTGGACAACTCTCTCTCTCAGTCTATCtctgtcactcttttttttttttttttttaaatacaaatagagAGTTATTTACTAAAAACTTGATTACTCATAAAATTTATATCATTAAAGATTCATGCAtctattagattttttttttcttttttttttcttcaatgtgtATGATGCACCTTGGAATCAAGGAacgtaaaatattttcctgacagACTTGAAAACTAGGGTCTTCCTTTCTTACACTTATGTAAATACTTCTCTGAAAACCAATGGGGTACAATctaatgtggaaaaaaaggtaGATGAACCAAATGCTTGATTGTGGATAACATCTCAAAAATgaattgtgtcttttttttcttttttttcctcagtgtgctCTTGTTGACAGGGATTGTGTACTGTCCTAGGCCCCAGTACTGGTGTATCTTGTGTAGTACTGATGTATCACATgtctgattttaatatttttagtttctgTGCAAATGTTTGAAAGCAATGCAGCGCTGaagcttttaattatttcttttgtgtCCCACTTTatttagagaaattaaaaatagaaagccATATAACATATAGTTAAGATTACTACttgtttgctactttttttttaacttatttttgttgtttcctcACTGGTGTTGCTAAGCaatgtttaaagagaaaaaaaagcttttaaattgcACAGTACCACAGCTCACACACATTGTTCAAGAAGACAATGGATCCATGTATTTGTACgtaaatatcctttttttcttcatttctaacTAGTTTCCTTTGTAACAATGCTGCATAATGTTGTGGCTCCCTAATGCAATAATGTacagaacataaaatatttataattgaCCGTATTCTCTGTTTATTGAATATATTGCAGTAATGCCCCACCGATCTTCTTACCTCCCTGACCCTTTTATAAAGGCGATATCAATATGCAGTACTCAGACTGAAGTCATGATGTGATAATGGGGACAACaggtggaagaaaggaaaaaaaaatagaattaactTTTAGAGCATCTTTATCTGCAATCCATAATAGTAAaatgtctgtgtatttttttaaatgtaccttttcaataaaataatgagaaaaatatacACGCTTCTTGTGTTTATTAATTGGtatggggggagaaaaaagcctgGAAGAAACACATTTAGCTGAAGGAGTCTTCAGGAGCAGGCAAAGCATTAGAGTTGCAATAAAGTATAATTACAGAACCTGTGTTTACTTCCCTTGTGTATTAGTATCTTTCCCTTCCTACATCCTGTTACAGCCTTTACGGGGGCTTTTTTGCAGTAGGACTGTAAACATTCGCTACATTGGAGATTTAGAGGAAGAAGCAGTAGAGCCAGGTGGGTAATCAGGGTTTTATTATTGCACCACCAAAAGCTACAACATGGTTATGCCATCTCTGATGGAGATTAaggattaattttaaaaccagCCTGGGCGTACCTGAGACTGGAAGCAGCTCACTGTGGAGCCAGGACTCGCTCTGAAGCGTGGGCAAAGTAGGCAGCTGCTTGACGCAGTAGGCTTTTGAAGGCAGGTGTTTGGGGAAGCTTTGAAATGATCTTTTCCTCTGTTGAAAAGCTTGATTTGTTCTGtagaaatcttttctttgttACTACAAGGTGAAAAGTAAAGAGtacaagagtaaaaaaaaaaaaactcaactgTAAGGCTGTTAGGGTTAATACAAAGCCAATAGGGCCATTACAAAGCCACGAAGGCCAAGGAATAAAAATTTCAGGGACTTTAATAATGCAGAATTTACAGAGCAACATATATCTTATAGTTGCAATGTATTAGAGAGCATTTTCTGCAAGTATAATTCTGTCCAATTTCCACTATTCAGTGGGGCAGTCGACTGTGTTGTGAGAGGATAACTCACTAGAGAATCACCTAAAAAGGGGAAGGTGATGGAGTCCGGGCTTTCAGCATCCTCTGGGGAAGCAGGTAGAGTTGTATTAATCCTGTGGACTGTGGGAACTGCAAAGTAGTACAGGTGGGCGCTCTTCCATGTGCATCTCGTTGTGTCTGATTTTGTAACGCATGCTCGTAGGGAGTCGGGTTTAAGTGCTCGGCTACTTCCAGAGGAGTTACTTGCACGAGGAGCCTATTTCTGTCCGACATGAGATGGTTTACAGATCCGTGTGTTTTAACTGGTTGTTCAGGAAACAACAGTTGTCTGTGTATTAAAACACTATTATACCTGCTTTTTATTGCTAACTGTTGGTGATGAGAAACACAAAGCAATTACAAGtttctgcaattaaaaatgtTCCCATATAAAATACGGAAAACCTGTCCTAAGGAGGGGACGGGCCAGGGGTGTGTAAGTTTGTTGGACAACTGGTTGTTTCAAAGAGCATCCTAGGTTGGGGAAATATTTAGGTTGGTAAGAGTGAAAGATTGTGTCATGTCATCCAGGAAGGAGAGGAATTACTTAACCTGTGGAACACAAGGAGCTAAAAGACTGTAACTGTAACCTAGGGAAGACTCGTGTTCAACACCCCTTGTACTCTTTGCTGTGTTAACTTATATTTTATGTACTGTAACTCTGCTTGCCACCAAAGTTTTGTCCATGACATGCGGGACTGAGCAATTGAGATGATAATTGGCAAACTCTCGTTATGCCTGCTGGGATCTCG is a window of Larus michahellis chromosome 7, bLarMic1.1, whole genome shotgun sequence DNA encoding:
- the ZNF385B gene encoding zinc finger protein 385B isoform X2; amino-acid sequence: MWSGLPSRGTTTLPTLVRTPTLMMQPSLDIKPFMSFPVDSSSAVGFFPNFNTMDPVQKAVINHTFGVSIPPKKKQVISCNVCQLRFNSDSQAEAHYKGSKHAKKVKALEATKNKPKVGSSKDSAKANTSCSTTPVTANISDKSEDKGKAKPSSASQQSSTEVGPFLPKPGVAAVAPVTPASSSKSTNGAPNTVTESEEEKAKKLLYCSLCKVAVNSLSQLEAHNTGSKHKTMVEARNGAGPIKSYPRPGSRLKVQNGSKGSGLQNKTFHCEICDVHVNSEIQLKQHISSRRHKDRVAGKPMKPKYSPYNKLQRSPSILAAKLAFQKDMIKPLAPAFLSSPLAAAAAVSSALSLPPRPSASLFQAPAIPPALLRPGHGPIRATPASILFAPY
- the ZNF385B gene encoding zinc finger protein 385B isoform X1, producing MKRPLSPDHVFEDGIMNQPVVLRGFEEKGLRNDRQDYQLSKEKKKILFSFCEVCNIQLNSAAQAQVHYNGKSHLKRVKQLNNGKLPTSTAPGTLFASTSTGTTTLPTLVRTPTLMMQPSLDIKPFMSFPVDSSSAVGFFPNFNTMDPVQKAVINHTFGVSIPPKKKQVISCNVCQLRFNSDSQAEAHYKGSKHAKKVKALEATKNKPKVGSSKDSAKANTSCSTTPVTANISDKSEDKGKAKPSSASQQSSTEVGPFLPKPGVAAVAPVTPASSSKSTNGAPNTVTESEEEKAKKLLYCSLCKVAVNSLSQLEAHNTGSKHKTMVEARNGAGPIKSYPRPGSRLKVQNGSKGSGLQNKTFHCEICDVHVNSEIQLKQHISSRRHKDRVAGKPMKPKYSPYNKLQRSPSILAAKLAFQKDMIKPLAPAFLSSPLAAAAAVSSALSLPPRPSASLFQAPAIPPALLRPGHGPIRATPASILFAPY
- the ZNF385B gene encoding zinc finger protein 385B isoform X3, with protein sequence MKNMLLGTTTLPTLVRTPTLMMQPSLDIKPFMSFPVDSSSAVGFFPNFNTMDPVQKAVINHTFGVSIPPKKKQVISCNVCQLRFNSDSQAEAHYKGSKHAKKVKALEATKNKPKVGSSKDSAKANTSCSTTPVTANISDKSEDKGKAKPSSASQQSSTEVGPFLPKPGVAAVAPVTPASSSKSTNGAPNTVTESEEEKAKKLLYCSLCKVAVNSLSQLEAHNTGSKHKTMVEARNGAGPIKSYPRPGSRLKVQNGSKGSGLQNKTFHCEICDVHVNSEIQLKQHISSRRHKDRVAGKPMKPKYSPYNKLQRSPSILAAKLAFQKDMIKPLAPAFLSSPLAAAAAVSSALSLPPRPSASLFQAPAIPPALLRPGHGPIRATPASILFAPY
- the ZNF385B gene encoding zinc finger protein 385B isoform X4; amino-acid sequence: MMQPSLDIKPFMSFPVDSSSAVGFFPNFNTMDPVQKAVINHTFGVSIPPKKKQVISCNVCQLRFNSDSQAEAHYKGSKHAKKVKALEATKNKPKVGSSKDSAKANTSCSTTPVTANISDKSEDKGKAKPSSASQQSSTEVGPFLPKPGVAAVAPVTPASSSKSTNGAPNTVTESEEEKAKKLLYCSLCKVAVNSLSQLEAHNTGSKHKTMVEARNGAGPIKSYPRPGSRLKVQNGSKGSGLQNKTFHCEICDVHVNSEIQLKQHISSRRHKDRVAGKPMKPKYSPYNKLQRSPSILAAKLAFQKDMIKPLAPAFLSSPLAAAAAVSSALSLPPRPSASLFQAPAIPPALLRPGHGPIRATPASILFAPY